The Alphaproteobacteria bacterium SS10 genome includes a region encoding these proteins:
- a CDS encoding 3-hydroxybutyrate dehydrogenase: MTDLSGKNAVITGSTSGIGLGIATELAKAGANVMLNGLGDAAEIEATRAKLEADTGVKVLFDGANMLKPDEIAGMVKTAQDQLGSVDILVNNAGIQHVSPVEDFPNEKWEAIIGINMSSNFYAIKAAVPGMKEKGWGRVINLSSAHGLTASPFKAAYVAAKHGVIGLTKTIAVELAQHGITANAICPGYVLTPLVEAQIPDTAKARGITEEEVKRDVLLAAQPTKEFTTVEQIGATTVFLCSKTACNITGHALTMDGGWTQY, translated from the coding sequence ATGACCGATCTTTCCGGCAAGAATGCCGTCATCACCGGCTCGACCAGTGGCATCGGCCTCGGCATCGCGACCGAGCTTGCCAAGGCAGGCGCCAATGTCATGCTGAACGGCCTTGGCGATGCCGCCGAGATTGAAGCAACCCGCGCTAAGCTTGAGGCTGATACCGGGGTTAAGGTGCTGTTCGATGGCGCCAATATGCTGAAGCCCGACGAAATCGCGGGCATGGTGAAAACGGCCCAGGACCAGCTCGGCTCGGTTGATATCCTGGTGAATAATGCCGGTATTCAGCACGTCTCCCCGGTTGAGGATTTCCCAAATGAGAAGTGGGAAGCGATCATCGGCATCAACATGTCCTCCAACTTCTACGCCATTAAGGCCGCCGTACCAGGCATGAAGGAGAAGGGTTGGGGCCGCGTTATCAATTTGTCCTCCGCCCACGGCCTGACCGCCTCCCCGTTCAAGGCAGCCTATGTCGCAGCAAAGCACGGGGTTATTGGCCTGACCAAAACCATCGCGGTTGAGCTGGCACAGCATGGCATTACCGCCAATGCGATCTGCCCCGGCTATGTGCTGACCCCACTGGTTGAGGCGCAAATCCCAGACACCGCCAAGGCACGCGGGATTACCGAGGAAGAGGTCAAGCGCGACGTCCTGTTGGCGGCCCAGCCGACCAAGGAATTCACCACGGTTGAGCAGATCGGTGCGACCACCGTTTTTCTCTGCTCCAAGACTGCCTGCAACATCACCGGCCATGCCCTGACCATGGATGGCGGCTGGACCCAGTACTAG
- a CDS encoding patatin-like phospholipase family protein, translating to MPKRGRNAKTVNLALQGGGAHGAFTWGVLDTLLADDRLSIEGISGTSAGAMNAVVMADGYQRAGADGAREALEAFWTEVSRQAAFSPLQRNPLEQLFGTSWNLDSSPGFVAFDLLSRVASPYDLNPANINPLRDLLRENIDFDRVRCCSDFNLYITATNVHTGRAKVFRKHELGVEQVLASTCLPQMFQAVEIDGVPYWDGGFMGNPALWPFFSECQSNDILIVQINPIERKETPKTAHDINNRMNEITFNSSLQRELRAIDFVGRLIEDGRLTDNRKYEKILIHRIYDEDAFAELNASSKLNAEYDFLRHLFEIGKHKAETWLDAHYDDIGQTSTVDIRAMFE from the coding sequence ATGCCAAAACGCGGCCGCAACGCCAAAACCGTCAACCTCGCCCTACAAGGTGGCGGTGCCCATGGCGCCTTCACCTGGGGTGTCTTGGACACCCTGTTGGCCGATGATCGCCTGTCTATTGAGGGGATTAGCGGTACCAGTGCGGGTGCCATGAATGCAGTTGTGATGGCCGATGGCTATCAGCGGGCCGGCGCCGATGGTGCCCGTGAGGCGCTTGAGGCGTTCTGGACCGAGGTTAGCCGACAAGCCGCCTTCAGCCCGTTACAGCGCAACCCGCTTGAGCAGCTGTTTGGCACTAGCTGGAACCTCGATAGCTCCCCTGGCTTTGTTGCCTTTGATCTATTGAGCCGGGTGGCCTCGCCCTATGATTTGAACCCGGCCAACATCAACCCGCTGCGCGACCTGCTGCGGGAGAATATCGATTTCGACCGGGTTCGTTGCTGCTCTGATTTCAACCTCTATATCACAGCCACCAATGTTCATACGGGCCGAGCCAAGGTGTTCCGCAAGCATGAATTGGGCGTCGAACAGGTGCTCGCCTCCACCTGCCTGCCACAGATGTTCCAGGCGGTAGAGATCGATGGCGTGCCCTATTGGGATGGCGGGTTTATGGGTAACCCGGCGCTCTGGCCCTTCTTCTCAGAATGTCAGAGCAACGACATCCTGATCGTTCAAATCAACCCGATTGAGCGGAAGGAAACACCGAAGACGGCGCATGACATCAATAACCGAATGAATGAGATCACCTTCAACTCCAGCCTACAGCGGGAGTTGCGCGCGATCGATTTCGTCGGACGGTTGATCGAAGATGGCCGCCTAACCGACAACCGGAAATACGAGAAAATTCTGATCCACCGGATCTATGACGAGGATGCCTTCGCCGAGCTCAATGCATCCAGCAAGCTCAACGCCGAATACGATTTCCTGAGGCACCTGTTTGAGATCGGCAAGCACAAGGCCGAGACATGGCTGGACGCCCATTACGACGATATTGGCCAGACATCGACCGTCGATATTAGAGCGATGTTTGAGTAA
- a CDS encoding epoxyqueuosine reductase QueH, whose product MDQTDNSNQVPKTDGTDADERPILEAPGGSKNILLHSCCAPCAVDVMSEITRSGIDYTVLFYNPNIHPKKEYELRKDENKRFADKLGVPFVDLDYDTDNWFERVKGMEWEPERGIRCTACFDMRFERSALWAVENGFDVFTSSLGISRWKNMKQINDCGERAAAKYDGLSYWTFNWRKGGGANRMIELSKEENFYQQEYCGCVYSLRDTNKHRMAQGREKIKLGVKFYGDEEEAS is encoded by the coding sequence ATGGACCAGACCGATAACAGCAATCAAGTGCCAAAGACGGATGGCACCGATGCGGATGAACGCCCAATCCTGGAAGCACCAGGTGGGTCCAAAAACATCCTGCTGCACTCATGCTGCGCGCCTTGTGCCGTTGATGTGATGAGTGAGATCACTCGATCCGGCATCGATTACACCGTGCTGTTCTACAACCCGAACATTCATCCGAAGAAGGAGTATGAGCTCCGCAAGGATGAGAATAAGCGCTTCGCCGATAAGCTCGGCGTGCCCTTTGTCGATCTGGATTACGACACCGACAACTGGTTTGAGCGGGTTAAGGGCATGGAATGGGAGCCCGAGCGCGGCATCCGCTGCACCGCCTGCTTTGATATGCGGTTTGAGCGTTCAGCCCTTTGGGCGGTGGAGAATGGCTTTGATGTCTTCACCTCTTCCCTTGGTATCTCCCGTTGGAAGAATATGAAGCAGATCAATGATTGCGGTGAACGGGCGGCGGCCAAATATGACGGCCTAAGCTATTGGACTTTCAACTGGCGCAAGGGCGGCGGTGCCAACCGGATGATTGAGCTCTCCAAGGAAGAGAACTTCTATCAGCAAGAGTATTGCGGCTGTGTCTACTCCCTCCGCGATACGAACAAGCACCGCATGGCCCAAGGCCGCGAGAAAATTAAGCTTGGCGTGAAGTTCTACGGTGATGAGGAAGAGGCTAGCTAA
- a CDS encoding bifunctional 2-methylcitrate synthase/citrate synthase produces the protein MTDTEIRRGLDGVVADETAISKVMAETNSLTYRGYAVQDLCEHSNFEETAYLLLKGELPNAAELEAFTKQERSEREISDDLVTVISKFPKDAHPMDTVRTGVSFLGMEDADCWNNEPDALLEKSIRLLARIPTIIATDYRFRKGLDRIAPRADLPFADNFFHMCFGEVPDAATLKCFDISMILYAEHSFNASTFTARTIASSLSEIYASVTGAIGSLKGPLHGGANEAVMHMLLEIEEADKAEAWMRDALATKKKVMGFGHRVYKNGDSRVPTMHQAFVDMAEHKGETKWVDIEAVLSKIMIEEKGIHPNLDYPAGPSYYLMGFDIDMFTPIFVMSRITGWAAHVMEQLAANRLVRPLSAYNGVAQRPVTPIDQR, from the coding sequence ATGACCGATACCGAAATCCGCCGTGGCCTTGACGGTGTTGTGGCTGACGAGACCGCGATCTCCAAAGTGATGGCCGAGACGAACTCGCTGACCTATCGCGGCTATGCGGTGCAGGATCTGTGCGAGCATTCCAACTTTGAAGAGACGGCCTACCTGCTGCTGAAAGGTGAGCTGCCCAACGCGGCGGAGCTGGAAGCGTTCACCAAGCAAGAACGGTCGGAGCGTGAGATCTCTGATGATCTCGTCACGGTCATCTCTAAGTTTCCAAAGGATGCGCACCCGATGGATACGGTGCGGACCGGTGTCAGTTTCCTGGGCATGGAAGATGCCGATTGCTGGAACAATGAGCCGGATGCGCTGCTTGAGAAATCGATCCGCCTGCTGGCCCGCATCCCGACGATTATCGCAACCGACTATCGGTTCCGTAAGGGCCTAGACCGGATTGCACCGCGCGCTGATCTGCCCTTTGCCGATAACTTCTTCCATATGTGCTTTGGTGAGGTACCGGATGCCGCGACGCTGAAATGCTTCGACATCTCGATGATCCTCTACGCTGAGCACAGCTTTAACGCCTCAACCTTTACCGCGCGCACCATCGCCTCCTCCTTGTCTGAGATTTATGCGTCGGTGACCGGTGCCATTGGCTCATTGAAAGGCCCGCTCCATGGCGGTGCCAATGAAGCGGTGATGCATATGCTGCTCGAGATTGAGGAGGCGGATAAGGCAGAGGCCTGGATGCGCGATGCGCTGGCGACCAAGAAGAAGGTCATGGGCTTTGGCCACCGGGTCTACAAGAACGGGGACAGCCGGGTGCCCACCATGCACCAAGCCTTCGTCGATATGGCCGAGCATAAGGGCGAGACCAAATGGGTCGATATCGAGGCTGTCCTGTCCAAGATTATGATCGAGGAGAAGGGCATTCACCCCAATCTCGATTACCCGGCCGGCCCGTCCTATTACCTGATGGGTTTCGACATCGACATGTTCACGCCGATCTTTGTGATGAGCCGGATTACCGGTTGGGCGGCGCATGTGATGGAGCAGCTGGCGGCCAACCGCTTGGTGCGCCCACTCTCGGCCTATAATGGCGTGGCGCAGCGTCCGGTTACGCCGATTGATCAGCGCTAA
- the prpB gene encoding methylisocitrate lyase encodes MLHIKTTPEQRRKAFRDGLNSGKLLRFPGAIMPVVAMQIEQIGFDGVYISGGVMANELGFPDLGITTMTEVTQKGYGIARSTNLPTIIDIDTGFGEPMSVARTVVELTQLGLAGCHMEDQIMPKRCGHLDNKEVVPTADMVRKIKAGVDAKPDPNFVLIARTDARAVEGMDKTIDRIKAYVDAGADMIFPEAMRDERDFEAVRNAVDVPLLANMTEFGKSRLYTTEELTNLGYNMVIYPVTTLRLAMKAIEDGLTQILEEGTQENVVPMMQPRSRLYEVIHYEDYNEFDTGIFNFDLANNQGGKAAE; translated from the coding sequence ATGCTGCACATCAAAACAACGCCAGAACAGCGGCGCAAGGCATTCCGGGATGGTCTGAACAGCGGCAAGCTGTTGCGCTTCCCGGGTGCGATCATGCCTGTGGTCGCGATGCAGATCGAACAGATCGGTTTCGACGGCGTCTATATATCCGGTGGGGTTATGGCCAATGAACTTGGCTTCCCTGATCTCGGCATCACCACAATGACAGAAGTAACCCAGAAGGGTTACGGCATCGCGCGGTCAACCAACCTGCCCACGATCATCGATATCGATACTGGCTTTGGTGAGCCGATGTCGGTCGCGCGCACAGTAGTCGAGCTGACGCAGCTGGGCCTCGCTGGCTGTCATATGGAAGACCAGATCATGCCCAAGCGCTGCGGGCACCTGGATAATAAGGAAGTCGTCCCGACCGCCGATATGGTCCGCAAGATCAAGGCCGGTGTGGATGCGAAGCCTGATCCGAACTTTGTGCTGATCGCCCGGACTGATGCCCGCGCGGTGGAGGGGATGGATAAGACCATCGACCGAATTAAAGCCTATGTCGATGCGGGCGCCGATATGATCTTCCCAGAGGCCATGCGGGATGAGCGAGACTTTGAGGCCGTNCGTAATGCCGTTGATGTGCCGCTGCTCGCCAACATGACCGAGTTCGGCAAATCGCGCCTATACACGACCGAGGAGCTGACCAATCTCGGCTACAACATGGTGATCTATCCAGTGACCACCCTTCGCCTCGCTATGAAGGCGATTGAGGATGGGCTCACCCAAATTCTGGAAGAGGGCACGCAAGAGAATGTGGTGCCGATGATGCAGCCGCGCTCCCGCCTATACGAGGTGATCCATTATGAGGATTACAACGAGTTCGACACCGGCATTTTCAATTTTGACCTGGCCAATAACCAGGGCGGCAAAGCAGCCGAATAA
- a CDS encoding MmgE/PrpD family protein: MTMHDVRVFPSKAKLAREDQLAWKMAEVSADPVALDDDVLDMIINRIIDNASVGIASVNRHPIISARAQAIAHSRNGRGATLFGLPSDVKVHAEWASWANGTAVRELDFHDTFLAADYSHPGDNIPGVLAVAQQVGKDGEALCRGIATAYELHVALVKGICLHKHKIDHIAHIGPACAGGIGTLLDLPTETIYQAIQQGLHVTVTTRQSRKGEISTWKAFAPAHATKLAVEAVDRVMRGEGAPSPIYEGEDSVIAWVLDGPDAHYQIPLPGKGQAKRQILDTYTKEHSAEYQSQALIDLAFRMGEKIDDFSKVKDVLLHTSHHTHYVIGTGANDPQKMDPQASRETLDHSIMYIFAVALQDGKWHHVDSYAPERAQRPDTVELWHKIRTTEDPEWTRRYHSHDPNEKAFGARVEITMEDGSKIIDELGVANAHPLGARPFTRPEYIGKFKTLTDGLITAEESERFLDLVQRLPNLSPEEVMELNPVMPTGTVQDPAENEKGIF, translated from the coding sequence CTGACCATGCATGACGTCCGCGTTTTCCCGTCGAAGGCGAAGCTGGCGCGTGAGGATCAACTGGCTTGGAAGATGGCTGAGGTCTCTGCCGATCCAGTGGCGCTGGATGATGATGTGCTCGACATGATCATCAACAGGATCATCGATAACGCCTCGGTTGGTATCGCGTCAGTGAACCGCCACCCAATCATCTCCGCCCGCGCCCAGGCGATTGCCCATAGCCGAAATGGCCGTGGTGCCACCCTGTTTGGTCTGCCATCGGATGTGAAGGTTCATGCTGAATGGGCGTCATGGGCCAATGGTACGGCGGTCCGTGAGCTGGACTTCCACGATACCTTCTTGGCGGCCGACTACTCCCACCCCGGCGATAACATCCCGGGTGTACTCGCGGTGGCGCAGCAGGTTGGCAAGGATGGTGAGGCCCTGTGCCGTGGTATCGCAACGGCTTATGAGCTGCATGTGGCGCTGGTGAAGGGCATTTGCCTGCACAAGCATAAGATCGATCACATCGCCCATATCGGTCCGGCCTGTGCTGGTGGTATCGGCACGCTGCTCGATCTACCGACCGAGACGATCTACCAGGCGATCCAGCAGGGGCTGCATGTGACGGTCACCACCCGCCAGTCACGCAAGGGCGAGATTTCGACCTGGAAGGCCTTCGCACCGGCCCATGCCACCAAGCTGGCCGTTGAGGCTGTCGATCGGGTGATGCGGGGTGAGGGGGCGCCATCGCCAATCTATGAGGGTGAGGACAGCGTTATCGCCTGGGTGCTTGATGGCCCAGATGCACATTACCAAATCCCGCTGCCTGGTAAGGGCCAGGCCAAGCGTCAGATCCTCGACACCTATACCAAGGAACACTCAGCCGAGTATCAGAGCCAGGCGCTGATCGACCTCGCCTTCCGCATGGGTGAGAAGATTGATGACTTCTCTAAAGTCAAAGATGTGTTGCTGCACACCTCGCACCATACTCACTATGTGATTGGCACCGGCGCCAATGATCCGCAGAAGATGGACCCGCAGGCCAGCCGGGAGACCCTCGATCACTCGATCATGTATATCTTCGCCGTCGCCCTGCAGGATGGCAAATGGCACCATGTCGACAGCTATGCGCCAGAGCGGGCGCAACGCCCCGACACGGTTGAGCTGTGGCACAAGATCCGGACCACGGAAGATCCTGAGTGGACCCGTCGATATCACAGCCATGACCCGAATGAGAAAGCCTTCGGTGCCCGGGTTGAGATCACCATGGAAGACGGCTCAAAGATCATTGACGAGCTTGGTGTGGCGAACGCTCACCCTCTGGGTGCCCGGCCCTTCACCCGGCCTGAATATATCGGCAAGTTTAAGACCCTAACCGATGGGTTGATCACGGCTGAGGAAAGTGAACGTTTCCTTGATCTGGTCCAGCGCCTACCCAACCTGTCACCTGAAGAGGTGATGGAATTGAACCCGGTTATGCCAACCGGCACGGTTCAAGACCCAGCCGAGAATGAAAAGGGCATCTTCTAA
- a CDS encoding type II toxin-antitoxin system RelE/ParE family toxin: MKPFSLSRSAEQRLGQIAGWTASNYGYDKALEYQDQLIDTLTALDGGELPDGKSCAPLLGAKHANRDVRYLMSGQHHIVYERQPDQIVVLDFIHRAMDLNRHLSLVGEELSKVDAAQERGSNPDRRRSNGL; this comes from the coding sequence ATGAAGCCGTTCAGCCTGTCGCGCAGCGCTGAACAGCGGTTGGGTCAGATTGCCGGCTGGACCGCTTCTAACTACGGTTACGACAAAGCGCTCGAATACCAAGATCAATTGATCGATACGTTAACCGCCCTGGATGGCGGTGAGCTTCCGGATGGGAAATCCTGCGCGCCCCTACTCGGCGCAAAGCATGCCAACCGGGATGTTCGATATCTGATGTCAGGCCAACATCACATCGTCTATGAGCGGCAACCGGATCAGATTGTGGTGCTTGACTTCATTCACCGCGCGATGGATCTAAACCGCCATCTGAGCCTGGTAGGCGAGGAACTGTCCAAGGTCGATGCCGCGCAAGAACGTGGCTCAAACCCTGACAGACGGCGCTCAAACGGATTGTAA